The Coffea eugenioides isolate CCC68of chromosome 8, Ceug_1.0, whole genome shotgun sequence genome has a segment encoding these proteins:
- the LOC113780781 gene encoding probable leucine-rich repeat receptor-like protein kinase At2g33170 produces the protein MSVDMKKHYFYLFPLAVPVLLHHLMMTGCTAMKRLSLGTDQSALLALKAHITSEQHEFLSKNWSSTAAPPSVCDWIGVQCSSRHQRVTALNISNMGLTGTIPPDLGNLSFLVSLDLRNNSFHGNLPEELSHLRCLRYFRLTSNNFNGEIPMWFGRFPELQFMFLDRNGFSGFIPPSISNSSKLETMILAENLLRGNIPEQMGNLTVLKELYSSRNEFVGPIPLSLCKLSQLQVLDLAFNRFSGHIPKEIGNLEKLKELYLITNNFIGVIPREIGKLHGLKVLVLGRNNLTGNQVRFHERWAISKTCSGMESDHGKHSKRNREFDDAY, from the exons ATGTCGGTCGATATGAAGAAACACTACTTTTACTTGTTCCCTCTTGCAGTACCTGTTTTGCTGCACCATCTAATGATGACCGGCTGCACGGCCATGAAAAGATTAAGTTTAGGCACCGATCAATCTGCTCTTTTAGCCCTGAAAGCCCATATCACGTCAGAACAGCATGAATTCTTGTCAAAAAACTGGTCTTCTACAGCTGCTCCACCCTCTGTCTGTGACTGGATAGGAGTCCAGTGCAGCTCTCGACACCAAAGAGTGACTGCTTTAAATATTTCAAACATGGGACTCACCGGCACAATACCTCCGGATTTGGGAAACCTCTCCTTTCTTGTTTCTCTTGATCTGAGAAATAACTCCTTCCACGGAAATCTGCCCGAAGAGTTGTCACACCTACGCTGCCTGAGGTACTTCAGGTTAACATCTAACAACTTCAATGGAGAGATTCCAATGTGGTTTGGTCGCTTTCCAGAGCTCCAGTTCATGTTTCTGGACAGGAATGGTTTTAGCGGTTTTATTCCTCCTTCAATCTCCAACTCGTCAAAACTGGAAACCATGATTTTAGCAGAAAATTTACTGAGAGGTAATATTCCAGAACAGATGGGAAATCTGACAGTTCTCAAAGAGCTGTATTCATCTAGGAATGAGTTTGTTGGTCCGATACCATTGAGCTTATGCAAGTTATCTCAACTTCAAGTGCTAGACTTGGCATTCAACAGGTTTAGTGGGCACATACCTAAAGAAATTGGAAATCTGGAGAAGCTTAAGGAGTTATACCTCATCACTAACAACTTCATAG GTGTAATTCCCCGAGAGATTGGCAAACTGCATGGTTTGAAGGTTCTCGTGTTGGGACGTAACAACTTGACAGGTAATCAG GTGCGATTCCACGAGAGATGGGCAATCTCCAAAACCTGCAGCGGAATGGAATCAGATCACGGGAAGCATTCCAAGAGAAATCGGGAATTTGACGATGCTTACTGA
- the LOC113780782 gene encoding probable LRR receptor-like serine/threonine-protein kinase At3g47570, producing the protein MGNLYQLENLQLPYNGLNGSIPPGLFNLSALRNIDLNSNLLSGNLPRDLGHRLPKLLAIQLAGNNLGGVIPVSITNCSQLIILELSTNRFTSSIPDALGDLRLLQFLALYGNNLTSDPTSMELSFITSLTKCKNLVFLGLGQNSLNGLLPASIGNLSATLQKLYIYSSGIKGTIPSQTGNLTNLILLALQSNQLTGGIPAAFKDVQNMQGCFGNMTSLRDLELGNNFLVSAIPNSFWKLKDLLRLNLSSNSLNGSLPLEVGTLKAVTSIDVSANQFSGDIPSTTGDLQNLLILNLSQNQFHGSIPESFGKMLSLQGLYLSHNNLSGYIPKSMEALRDLEELDVSYNHLSGEIPSGGRFRNFTAESFLFNDALCGDSRFHVPSCPRPNSIHRSRTKKVLLFVFVPLGLAAVVVAALAIVFRRYWKKYQDSKGVNMVLVPTQERVSYYELLRATDGYSESNLLGIGSFGSVYKGILNDGRSIAVKVFNLELEGVLKSFDVECEVLKNLRHRNLVKVISGCWNQDFRALVLEYMCNGSLEKWLYSDNYFLDTLQRLDIMIDVASAVQYLHEEYSTPVIHCDLKPSNVLLDEDMVAHVSDFGVAKMLEKEESFAWTKTLATIGYIAPEYGSEGLISAKCDVYSYGIMLMEVFSRRKPNDEMFAGDLNLKSWINDSLPNSILQVIDAKLLKREDENFTEKLEGFSSIMELALKCVRESPTDRLSMKVVLETLKKIKLKFMQVRQADE; encoded by the exons ATGGGTAACCTTTACCAACTCGAGAATCTTCAGTTACCTTATAATGGCTTGAATGGCTCCATTCCCCCTGGGCTCTTCAACCTCTCAGCATTGCGGAATATTGACCTTAACTCTAATCTTCTATCGGGAAATCTTCCGCGGGATCTAGGACACAGACTGCCCAAGTTGCTTGCCATACAGCTTGCTGGGAATAACCTTGGTGGAGTTATACCAGTGTCCATTACAAATTGTTCCCAATTAATAATCCTAGAACTTTCAACTAACAGATTCACTAGTTCCATTCCTGACGCCCTCGGGGACCTTAGACTTCTGCAATTTCTAGCTCTGTATGGCAACAATTTAACAAGTGATCCTACATCTATGGAGCTGAGCTTCATCACTTCATTGACAAAATGCAAAAACTTGGTTTTTTTAGGCCTGGGCCAAAATTCGTTAAATGGGCTTCTTCCAGCTTCCATTGGGAATCTCTCTGCTACTCTACAGAAATTGTATATATATTCTAGTGGAATCAAGGGCACCATACCAAGTCAAACTGGCAACTTGACCAATTTGATATTGCTTGCCCTGCAATCGAATCAGTTGACTGGAGGCATCCCAGCAGCATTCAAAGATGTACAAAACATGCAAG GATGCTTCGGTAATATGACTTCTCTTCGGGATCTTGAACTAGGAAACAACTTTTTAGTCTCTGCCATACCTaatagtttttggaaactcaaAGATCTCTTGCGGTTGAACTTATCCTCAAACTCCCTTAATGGTTCCTTGCCTCTTGAAGTTGGAACTCTGAAAGCCGTAACATCTATAGACGTATCAGCGAATCAATTCTCCGGTGACATTCCCAGCACAACAGGTGATTTGCAAAACCTGTTGATTTTAAATTTATCCCAAAACCAATTTCATGGATCTATCCCAGAGTCATTTGGCAAGATGCTCAGCTTGCAAGGACTTTACTTATCGCACAACAATCTTTCTGGCTACATACCAAAGTCAATGGAGGCACTTCGGGACCTCGAAGAGCTTGACGTTTCTTATAACCATTTAAGTGGTGAAATTCCTTCTGGTGGTCGCTTTAGGAACTTTACTGCTGAATCTTTTCTGTTCAACGATGCATTGTGCGGAGATTCCAGGTTTCACGTGCCATCTTGCCCAAGACCTAATTCAATTCACAGGTCAAGAACAAAAAAGGTGCTTCTATTTGTATTTGTTCCTCTGGGACTCGCTGCTGTAGTTGTCGCAGCCTTAGCAATTGTCTTCAGAAGATATTGGAAGAAATATCAGGATTCCAAAGGAGTAAACATGGTATTAGTGCCAACGCAAGAAAGAGTTTCGTACTATGAACTTCTTCGAGCAACTGATGGCTACAGTGAAAGCAATTTGCTTGGCATTGGGAGTTTTGGATCTGTTTACAAGGGGATTCTCAATGACGGAAGGTCTATTGCTGTAAAGGTTTTCAATTTGGAATTGGAAGGAGTACTCAAGAGCTTTGATGTAGAGTGCGAAGTCCTGAAGAACCTTCGCCATCGAAATCTTGTGAAGGTCATCAGCGGTTGTTGGAACCAGGATTTTAGGGCCTTGGTGCTTGAATACATGTGCAATGGAAGCCTTGAGAAGTGGCTGTATTCTGACAACTACTTCTTAGATACTCTACAGAGATTGGATATAATGATAGATGTGGCAAGTGCAGTGCAATATCTGCACGAAGAATATTCGACGCCTGTGATTCACTGTGATTTGAAGCCCAGTAATGTCTTACTTGATGAAGATATGGTTGCCCACGTCAGCGACTTTGGTGTTGCAAAAATGCTGGAAAAGGAGGAAAGCTTTGCATGGACCAAGACCTTAGCTACAATTGGCTACATTGCTCCAG AGTATGGATCTGAGGGGTTGATATCAGCAAAATGCGATGTTTATAGCTATGGAATCATGCTGATGGAAGTGTTTTCGAGAAGAAAGCCTAATGATGAGATGTTTGCTGGAGATTTGAACTTGAAGAGTTGGATAAATGATTCTCTGCCTAATTCAATTCTTCAAGTCATTGATGCTAAGTTGTTGAAGCGTGAGGATGAAAATTTCACTGAGAAGTTGGAGGGTTTTTCATCCATCATGGAATTGGCCTTAAAATGTGTTCGTGAATCTCCAACTGACAGACTCAGTATGAAAGTTGTTCTTGAAACACTGAAGAAGATCAAACTCAAATTCATGCAGGTCAGGCAGGCTGATGAATAG
- the LOC113780783 gene encoding probable LRR receptor-like serine/threonine-protein kinase At3g47570: MKKQLYFYYPLAVLVLLHHLMMPGCTAMKRLSLGTDQSALLALKAHITSEQHEFLSKNWSSRAAASSVCDWIGVQCSSRHQRVTALNISNMGLTGTIPPDLGNLSFLVSLDLRNNYFHGNLPEELSHLRRLRFVRLTSNSFIGEIPMWFDHFPELQFLFLDSNGFSGFIPPPISNLSKLETLNLRDNFLGGNIPEKMGNLSVLRELYLSGDDLVGQIPLSLCKFSHLQVLDLSNNRLSGHIPKEIGNLEKLKELYLITNNLTGVIPREIGNLYDLELLVLGSNNLTGKCIASPLLMVYLQSCDKQYLV; the protein is encoded by the exons ATGAAGAAACAACTCTACTTCTACTACCCTCTTGCAGTACTTGTTTTGCTGCACCATCTAATGATGCCTGGCTGCACAGCCATGAAAAGATTAAGTTTAGGCACTGATCAATCCGCTCTTTTAGCCCTGAAAGCCCATATCACTTCAGAACAGCATGAATTCTTGTCAAAAAACTGGTCTTCTAGAGCTGCCGCATCCTCTGTCTGTGACTGGATAGGAGTCCAGTGCAGCTCTCGACACCAAAGAGTGACTGCTTTAAATATTTCAAACATGGGACTCACCGGCACAATACCTCCCGATTTGGGAAACCTCTCCTTTCTTGTTTCTCTTGATTTGAGAAATAACTACTTCCACGGCAATCTGCCCGAAGAGTTGTCACACCTGCGCCGCCTGAGGTTCGTCAGGTTAACCTCTAACAGCTTCATTGGAGAGATTCCAATGTGGTTTGATCACTTCCCAGAACTCCAGTTCCTGTTTCTGGACAGCAATGGTTTTAGTGGTTTTATTCCTCCTCCTATCTCTAACTTGTCAAAACTGGAAACCTTAAATCTAAGAGACAATTTCCTGGGAGGTAATATTCCAGAAAAGATGGGAAATCTTTCGGTCCTCAGAGAGCTGTATCTATCTGGGGATGACTTAGTTGGTCAGATACCATTGAGTTTATGCAAGTTTTCTCATCTTCAGGTGCTAGACTTGTCTAACAACAGGTTAAGCGGGCACATACCTAAAGAAATTGGAAATCTGGAGAAGCTCAAGGAGTTATACCTCATCACCAACAACTTAACAG GTGTAATTCCCCGAGAGATTGGCAATCTGTACGATTTAGAGCTTCTCGTACTGGGGAGTAACAACTTGACAGGTAAATGTATAGCTTCACCACTGCTTATGGTCTATTTACAATCATGCGACAAGCAATATTTGGTGTAA
- the LOC113780784 gene encoding probable LRR receptor-like serine/threonine-protein kinase At3g47570, with protein sequence MEALRDLKELDVSYNHLSGEIPSGGHFRNFTAESFLSNDALCGDSRFHVPPCPGTNSIHRSRTKKVLLFAFAPLAIAAVVVAALAIVFRRYWKKHEDSKGTNMVLVPTQERVSYYELLRATDGYSESNLLGIGSFGSVYKGILNDGRSIAVKVFNLELEGVLKSFDVECEVLKNLRHRNLVKVISGCWNQDFRALVLEYMCNGSLEKWLYSDNDFLDTLQRLDIMIDVASAVQYLHEEYSTPVIHCDLKPGNVLLDEDMVAHVSDFGIAKMLEKEESFAWTKTLATIGYIAPEYGSEGLISAKCDVYSYGIMLMEVFSRRKPNDEMFAGNLNLKSWINDSLPNSILQVIDAKLLKREDENFTEKLESLSSIMELALKCVRESPSERISMEVTLETLKKIKLKFLRVN encoded by the exons ATGGAGGCACTTCGGGACCTCAAAGAGCTTGACGTTTCTTATAACCATTTAAGTGGTGAAATTCCTTCTGGTGGTCACTTTAGGAACTTTACTGCAGAATCTTTTCTGTCTAATGATGCATTGTGCGGAGATTCCAGGTTTCACGTGCCGCCTTGCCCAGGAACTAATTCAATTCACAGGTCCAGAACCAAAAAGGTGCTTCTATTTGCATTTGCTCCTCTGGCAATCGCTGCTGTGGTTGTCGCAGCCTTAGCAATTGTCTTCAGAAGATATTGGAAGAAACATGAGGATTCTAAAGGAACAAACATGGTATTAGTGCCAACGCAAGAAAGAGTTTCGTACTATGAACTTCTTCGAGCAACTGATGGGTACAGTGAAAGCAATTTGCTTGGCATTGGGAGTTTTGGATCTGTTTACAAGGGGATTCTCAATGATGGAAGGTCTATTGCTGTAAAGGTTTTCAATTTGGAACTGGAAGGAGTGCTCAAGAGCTTTGATGTAGAGTGTGAAGTCCTGAAGAACCTTCGCCATCGAAATCTTGTGAAGGTCATCAGCGGTTGTTGGAACCAGGATTTTAGGGCCTTGGTGCTTGAATACATGTGCAATGGAAGCCTTGAGAAATGGCTGTATTCTGACAACGATTTCTTAGATACTCTACAGAGATTGGATATAATGATAGATGTGGCAAGTGCAGTGCAATATCTCCACGAAGAATATTCGACGCCTGTGATTCACTGTGATTTGAAGCCCGGTAATGTCTTACTTGATGAAGATATGGTTGCCCACGTCAGCGACTTTGGTATTGCAAAAATGCTGGAAAAGGAGGAAAGCTTTGCATGGACCAAGACCTTAGCTACAATTGGCTACATTGCTCCAG AGTATGGATCTGAGGGGTTGATATCAGCAAAATGCGATGTTTATAGCTATGGAATCATGCTGATGGAAGTTTTTTCAAGAAGAAAGCCTAATGATGAGATGTTTGCTGGAAATTTGAACTTGAAGAGTTGGATAAATGATTCTCTACCTAATTCGATTCTTCAAGTTATTGATGCTAAGTTGTTGAAGCGTGAGGATGAAAATTTCACTGAGAAGTTGGAGAGTTTATCATCAATCATGGAATTGGCCTTAAAATGTGTTCGTGAATCTCCAAGCGAGAGAATTAGTATGGAAGTTACGCTGGAGACACTGAagaagataaaactcaaattcTTGCGGGTCAATTAA